The following are encoded in a window of Streptomyces sp. SAT1 genomic DNA:
- a CDS encoding alpha/beta hydrolase — MSDTREHVLTGSRGAVRVRVWPHPRPRFLALLVHGYGEHAGRYEEVAGVLAGLGAAVYAPDHRGHGGSAGERAVIEDFEDVVADVHAVADLARAAHPGLPLVLLGHSMGGLIAARYAQRYGAELTALVLSGPVIGAWELPGRLLALDEIPDTPISPAALSRDPAVGAAYRADPLVWHGPMKRPTLEAFARTLRTVAEGGDVGRLPVLWLHGDDDRLVPLAGSRVGVERLTGGRDGGGDLTERIYPGARHEVFLETDRAQVFADVTAFLQRVLPR, encoded by the coding sequence ATGAGCGACACCCGCGAGCACGTCCTCACCGGGTCCCGGGGCGCCGTCCGCGTCCGCGTGTGGCCGCACCCGCGCCCGCGCTTCCTCGCCCTGCTGGTCCACGGCTACGGCGAGCACGCCGGGCGGTACGAGGAGGTGGCCGGTGTGCTCGCCGGGCTCGGCGCGGCGGTGTACGCCCCCGATCACCGGGGTCACGGCGGGTCGGCGGGCGAGCGGGCGGTGATCGAGGACTTCGAGGACGTGGTCGCCGACGTGCACGCCGTGGCGGACCTCGCCCGCGCCGCGCACCCGGGGCTGCCGCTGGTCCTGCTCGGCCACTCCATGGGCGGTCTGATCGCGGCCCGCTACGCCCAGCGGTACGGCGCCGAGCTGACCGCGCTCGTGCTGTCGGGGCCGGTCATCGGCGCCTGGGAACTGCCGGGCCGGCTGCTCGCCCTGGACGAGATCCCCGACACGCCGATCAGCCCGGCGGCGCTCTCCCGGGACCCGGCGGTCGGCGCCGCGTACCGGGCGGACCCGCTGGTGTGGCACGGCCCGATGAAGCGGCCCACGCTGGAGGCGTTCGCGCGGACCCTGCGGACGGTGGCCGAGGGCGGGGACGTGGGGCGGCTCCCGGTGCTGTGGCTGCACGGCGACGACGACCGGCTGGTGCCGCTCGCCGGGAGCCGGGTCGGCGTGGAGCGGCTCACCGGCGGCCGGGACGGCGGCGGCGACCTGACCGAGCGGATCTATCCGGGCGCCCGGCACGAGGTGTTCCTGGAGACCGACCGGGCCCAGGTGTTCGCGGACGTGACGGCCTTCCTCCAGCGGGTCCTGCCCCGCTGA
- a CDS encoding thiolase family protein: protein MRPVHFAAARRTPIGKVRGSLSTVRPDDLAAAVLRALLADAPALDPARVDDIYWGAANQAGEDNRNVARMAALLAGLPESVPGATVNRLCASGLEAVTTAARAVAAGEADIVLAGGSESMSRAPFVLPRPDEALPHRMETYDTRLGWRLVNPAMKDLHGLLSMGETAEEVAARYGITRERQDDFALRSHRRAARARAEGHFDRELLPVERPDGVLVDTDECVREDTSYEKLARLRPVFRTDGTVTAGNASPMNDGAAGLLLVSEEALDDLGLTSLGRYVAGASAGVHPDVMGIGPVPATRKVLARAGWEIGGIEEAEFNEAFAAQALACVDQLGIDEDLVNPSGGAIALGHPLGCSGARILTTLLHRMNRTGATRGLATMCVGVGQGSAVLVERP from the coding sequence GTGCGCCCCGTCCACTTCGCGGCTGCCCGCCGCACCCCGATCGGCAAGGTGCGCGGCAGCCTGTCCACCGTGCGCCCCGACGACCTGGCCGCCGCGGTGCTGCGCGCCCTGCTCGCCGACGCGCCCGCGCTCGACCCGGCCCGCGTGGACGACATCTACTGGGGCGCCGCCAACCAGGCGGGCGAGGACAACCGCAACGTCGCCCGGATGGCCGCCCTGCTCGCCGGACTCCCCGAGTCCGTGCCCGGCGCCACCGTCAACCGGCTGTGCGCCTCCGGCCTGGAGGCGGTCACCACCGCCGCGCGCGCCGTGGCCGCCGGAGAGGCCGACATCGTGCTCGCGGGCGGCTCCGAGTCGATGAGCCGCGCCCCCTTCGTGCTGCCCCGCCCGGACGAGGCGCTGCCGCACCGCATGGAGACGTACGACACCCGGCTCGGCTGGCGCCTGGTCAACCCGGCGATGAAGGACCTGCACGGGCTGCTGTCCATGGGGGAGACCGCCGAGGAGGTCGCCGCCCGGTACGGCATCACCCGCGAGCGGCAGGACGACTTCGCGCTGCGCAGCCACCGGCGCGCCGCCCGCGCCCGCGCCGAGGGCCACTTCGACCGGGAACTCCTGCCCGTCGAGCGCCCCGACGGCGTCCTGGTCGACACCGACGAGTGCGTCCGCGAGGACACCTCGTACGAGAAGCTGGCCCGGCTGCGGCCCGTCTTCCGCACGGACGGCACGGTCACCGCGGGCAACGCCTCCCCGATGAACGACGGCGCCGCCGGACTGCTCCTGGTGAGCGAGGAGGCCCTGGACGACCTCGGTCTGACGTCCCTGGGCCGCTATGTCGCCGGGGCCTCGGCGGGCGTGCACCCGGACGTGATGGGCATCGGCCCCGTCCCCGCCACCCGCAAGGTGCTGGCCCGCGCCGGATGGGAGATCGGCGGCATCGAGGAGGCCGAGTTCAACGAGGCGTTCGCGGCTCAGGCCCTCGCCTGCGTCGACCAGCTCGGCATCGACGAGGACCTGGTCAACCCGAGCGGCGGCGCCATCGCGCTGGGCCACCCGCTCGGCTGCTCCGGCGCCCGCATCCTCACCACCCTGCTGCACCGCATGAACCGCACCGGCGCGACCCGCGGCCTCGCCACGATGTGCGTGGGCGTCGGCCAGGGCAGCGCCGTCCTGGTCGAACGCCCCTGA
- a CDS encoding long-chain-fatty-acid--CoA ligase → MATLSVAAILAENARRRPHRTALVEGDLRLSFAQVWQRARAQAGALTGLGIRPGDRVALMAPNTAEFPQAYYAIAAAGAVVVPVHLLLSAAEVEHVLRDSGATLLLCHPAQADTGTAAARATGVRVVTLGAELEALAAGAEPLPSYVTRAADDPAVVFYTSGTTGVPKGAVLSHFNLVMNATVNAFDANDIRPDDIALGALPLFHAFGQTVSMNSTWRAGATLVLLPRFDASRAIELMVKEGVNTFHGVPTMFVSLAAAAAGADVLPDLRLCVSGGASLPVAVLERFEAAFGARIHEGYGLSETSPAAAVNQPVFGTRPGSIGHPLWGVDVEIARAEAEDRVELLPPGEVGEVVVRGHNVFSGYLGRPEATAEALVDGWFRTGDLGTKDDEGFLRIVDRKKDVIIRGGYNVYPREVEEVLLRHPGVAQAAVIGLPDELHGEEVCAVVVPAPGAGPDAAAVTAWAKEHLGRHKYPRRVEFTDALPLGPSMKVLKRELRARYA, encoded by the coding sequence ATGGCCACCCTCTCCGTCGCCGCGATCCTCGCCGAGAACGCCCGCCGCCGCCCTCACCGGACCGCCCTCGTCGAAGGCGACCTGCGGCTCAGCTTCGCCCAGGTGTGGCAGCGGGCCCGCGCGCAGGCCGGGGCGCTCACCGGGCTCGGGATCCGGCCGGGGGACCGCGTCGCCCTGATGGCGCCCAACACCGCCGAGTTCCCGCAGGCGTACTACGCCATCGCCGCCGCCGGGGCGGTCGTCGTCCCCGTGCACCTGCTGCTGTCCGCCGCCGAGGTCGAGCACGTCCTGCGGGACAGCGGCGCCACACTGCTGCTGTGCCACCCGGCGCAGGCGGACACGGGCACCGCCGCCGCCCGCGCCACCGGGGTGCGTGTCGTCACCCTGGGCGCCGAACTGGAGGCGCTGGCGGCCGGTGCCGAACCGCTGCCCTCCTACGTCACCCGGGCCGCCGACGACCCGGCCGTCGTCTTCTACACCAGCGGCACCACCGGCGTCCCCAAGGGCGCCGTGCTCAGCCACTTCAATCTGGTGATGAACGCGACCGTCAACGCCTTCGACGCCAACGACATCCGCCCCGACGACATCGCCCTCGGCGCGCTCCCGCTGTTCCACGCCTTCGGCCAGACGGTGTCCATGAACTCCACCTGGCGGGCCGGGGCGACCCTCGTCCTGCTGCCGCGCTTCGACGCGTCCCGGGCGATCGAGCTGATGGTGAAGGAGGGCGTCAACACCTTCCACGGCGTGCCGACCATGTTCGTCTCCCTGGCCGCCGCGGCGGCCGGCGCCGACGTCCTGCCGGACCTGCGCCTGTGCGTCTCCGGCGGGGCCTCCCTGCCGGTCGCCGTGCTGGAGCGGTTCGAGGCGGCGTTCGGCGCGAGGATCCACGAGGGCTACGGGCTGTCGGAGACCTCCCCGGCGGCGGCCGTCAACCAGCCGGTGTTCGGCACGCGGCCCGGCTCCATCGGCCACCCGCTGTGGGGCGTGGACGTCGAGATCGCCCGCGCCGAGGCCGAGGACCGCGTCGAACTGCTGCCGCCGGGCGAGGTCGGCGAGGTCGTGGTGCGCGGCCACAACGTCTTCTCCGGCTACCTCGGCCGCCCCGAGGCCACCGCCGAGGCGCTGGTCGACGGCTGGTTCCGTACCGGCGACCTCGGCACCAAGGACGACGAGGGCTTCCTGCGCATCGTCGACCGCAAGAAGGACGTCATCATCCGCGGCGGCTACAACGTCTACCCGCGCGAGGTCGAGGAGGTGCTGCTGCGCCACCCCGGTGTCGCCCAGGCGGCCGTCATCGGCCTGCCCGACGAACTGCACGGCGAGGAGGTGTGCGCGGTCGTCGTCCCGGCCCCCGGCGCCGGGCCGGACGCCGCCGCCGTCACCGCCTGGGCCAAGGAGCACCTGGGCCGCCACAAGTACCCGCGCCGCGTGGAGTTCACCGACGCGCTGCCGCTCGGCCCCAGCATGAAGGTGCTCAAGCGCGAGCTGCGGGCGCGGTACGCCTGA
- a CDS encoding sulfite exporter TauE/SafE family protein, which translates to MDTMNLWHLTGWGFAALAFAALLVGFSKTAVSGANTVSLAIFAALLPARASTGVLLPLLIAGDVLAVLTYRRHAHWPTLWRLFPAVAAGVVVGTLFLLWADDGVVRVSIGAILLLMAAVTVLRRRAADRPGEPEAVTTRSGRLKARSYGVLGGFTTMVANAGGPVMSLYLLSAGFRKLGFLGTSAFFFLIVNVAKVPFSAGLGLIDGRSLLLDASLAVFVVPGALLGRWAVDRIDQRLFERLVIAATVVGGVQLLLT; encoded by the coding sequence ATGGACACGATGAATCTGTGGCACCTCACCGGCTGGGGCTTCGCGGCGCTCGCCTTCGCGGCCCTGCTCGTCGGCTTCTCCAAGACCGCCGTCAGCGGGGCCAACACGGTCAGCCTCGCGATCTTCGCGGCCCTGCTGCCCGCCCGCGCCTCGACCGGGGTGCTGCTGCCGCTGCTGATCGCGGGGGACGTCCTCGCCGTGCTCACCTACCGGCGGCACGCCCACTGGCCCACGCTGTGGCGGCTGTTCCCGGCCGTCGCCGCCGGGGTGGTCGTCGGCACCCTGTTCCTGCTGTGGGCCGACGACGGGGTCGTACGCGTCTCGATCGGCGCCATCCTGCTGCTGATGGCGGCCGTCACGGTCCTGCGGCGCCGGGCGGCCGACCGCCCCGGCGAACCCGAGGCGGTCACCACCCGCTCCGGCCGCCTCAAGGCCCGTTCCTACGGCGTCCTCGGCGGCTTCACCACCATGGTCGCCAACGCGGGCGGCCCGGTGATGTCGCTCTATCTGCTCTCCGCGGGCTTCCGCAAGCTCGGGTTCCTCGGGACGTCGGCCTTCTTCTTCCTGATCGTCAACGTCGCCAAGGTGCCGTTCAGCGCGGGCCTCGGCCTGATCGACGGCCGCTCGCTGCTGCTCGACGCGTCCCTCGCGGTGTTCGTGGTGCCCGGGGCGCTGCTCGGCCGGTGGGCCGTCGACCGGATCGACCAGCGGCTCTTCGAACGGCTGGTGATCGCGGCGACGGTCGTCGGGGGCGTGCAGCTGCTGCTCACCTGA
- a CDS encoding serine/threonine-protein kinase produces the protein MADRYRLHAVIGRGGMGEVWQAQDEVLGRPVAVKLLLSDVADASAEARFRLEAQTSARLHHPHVVGTLDFGTWEHRCFLVMELVDGGSLSGELNAGGPLTPDRLAQVAEQAAEGLAAAHTQGIVHRDIKPGNLLSDRDGTVRIGDFGIARFLDDPSAGLTTTGQIVGTGLYLAPERAIGTPASPASDLYSLGCVLYQLAVGRPPFESDTATGLLYQHVDSPPVPPHQRGAVLPPAFEAYLLSMLAKRPEERPTARQTADWFRSGAWRGAPEPLPPELPGHAVEPYAPASPARHRAAPQGAPGHAAHPQASAVDTGWNTTVHRVPARRPGLRTSLRRHSRLIAVLGGAALFVCALLLGMSLFQA, from the coding sequence GTGGCGGATCGGTACCGGCTCCACGCGGTCATCGGGCGGGGCGGGATGGGGGAGGTCTGGCAGGCCCAGGACGAGGTCCTCGGCCGGCCGGTCGCGGTCAAACTGCTGTTGAGCGACGTCGCCGACGCCTCGGCCGAGGCCCGTTTCCGGCTGGAGGCGCAGACCTCCGCCCGGCTGCACCACCCGCATGTGGTGGGCACGCTCGACTTCGGCACCTGGGAGCACCGCTGCTTCCTCGTCATGGAACTGGTCGACGGCGGCAGCCTCTCGGGCGAACTGAACGCGGGCGGCCCGCTCACCCCCGACCGGCTGGCCCAGGTCGCCGAACAGGCCGCCGAGGGCCTGGCCGCCGCCCACACCCAGGGCATCGTGCACCGCGACATCAAGCCGGGCAACCTGCTCAGCGACCGCGACGGCACGGTCCGCATCGGCGACTTCGGCATCGCGCGCTTCCTCGACGACCCGTCCGCCGGACTCACCACCACCGGACAGATCGTCGGCACCGGCCTCTACCTGGCCCCCGAGCGCGCCATCGGCACCCCCGCCTCCCCGGCCTCCGACCTGTACTCACTGGGCTGCGTGCTCTACCAACTGGCCGTCGGCCGCCCGCCCTTCGAGTCGGACACCGCCACCGGACTGCTCTACCAGCACGTCGACTCCCCGCCCGTACCCCCGCACCAGCGCGGCGCCGTGCTGCCGCCCGCCTTCGAGGCGTACCTGCTGAGCATGCTCGCCAAGCGGCCCGAGGAGCGGCCCACGGCCCGGCAGACGGCGGACTGGTTCCGCAGCGGCGCCTGGCGGGGCGCCCCCGAACCACTGCCGCCGGAGCTGCCCGGCCACGCCGTCGAGCCCTACGCGCCCGCCTCGCCCGCCCGGCACCGGGCCGCGCCCCAGGGCGCTCCCGGCCACGCCGCGCACCCGCAGGCGTCCGCCGTGGACACCGGCTGGAACACCACCGTCCACCGCGTGCCCGCGCGCCGCCCCGGCCTGCGCACCTCGCTGCGCCGCCACTCCCGCCTGATCGCCGTGCTCGGCGGTGCGGCCCTGTTCGTCTGCGCACTGCTGCTCGGCATGAGCCTGTTCCAGGCGTAG
- a CDS encoding RpiB/LacA/LacB family sugar-phosphate isomerase, with translation MRISVSSDLDAPVARALVAALRERGHDVTAHGALRPGGDPRWAVCSQAAARDVAEGRCDQAVVCCWTGTGASIAANKVPGVRAALCTDAATADGARRWNDANVLALGLRLTSQPLLDEILDAWFTAAPSEDAEDRENIALVGRLDEARAQEA, from the coding sequence ATGCGGATCTCCGTCTCCTCCGACCTGGACGCGCCCGTGGCCCGCGCGCTGGTCGCCGCGCTCCGCGAGCGCGGCCACGACGTCACCGCCCACGGCGCGCTGCGCCCCGGCGGCGACCCGCGCTGGGCGGTGTGCTCGCAGGCAGCGGCGCGGGACGTCGCCGAGGGCCGCTGCGACCAGGCGGTCGTGTGCTGCTGGACCGGCACCGGCGCGTCCATCGCCGCCAACAAGGTGCCCGGCGTCCGCGCCGCCCTGTGCACCGACGCCGCCACGGCGGACGGCGCCCGCCGCTGGAACGACGCCAACGTCCTCGCCCTCGGCCTGCGGCTGACCTCCCAGCCGCTGCTCGACGAGATCCTCGACGCCTGGTTCACCGCCGCGCCCAGCGAGGACGCCGAGGACCGCGAGAACATCGCCCTCGTCGGACGCCTGGACGAGGCGAGGGCGCAGGAGGCGTGA
- a CDS encoding MGDG synthase family glycosyltransferase, whose amino-acid sequence MGSGHDTVAAELVRRARAAGKEAQIVDVLELLPWGLGTGLRGGYQAVVRHCPWVYAGVYDLFLRPGPRPRPSGTPLARLAGDRLLELVRRSRADLVVPVFHLAAQLTGHLRAHGTLRVPSAVVVVDFAVHRQWLHPGNDLHLCLTDRAADEVRAALGRPARVTGPVVDPAFFAGPAPGTPEPTQPSESSGAPEPSESSNSDSDPHSDSDSDSDSSEWRRRFEPYGPGRPAVLVSAGAWGAGARLHRTARLLAAHGYLPVVLCGRNDRLRRALSTVPGVLTPGWVTDMPALLRACAALVDNAAGQTAVQALAAGLPVVGYRPLPGHGAEGVRRMAAAGVSDHVPDEAGLLASLARLTARGPERERRVAAGRALFRADALAEAVRPPG is encoded by the coding sequence ATGGGCTCGGGGCACGACACGGTCGCCGCCGAGCTGGTGCGCCGGGCCCGCGCCGCCGGGAAGGAGGCGCAGATCGTCGACGTACTGGAACTGCTGCCCTGGGGGCTGGGGACGGGGCTGCGCGGCGGCTATCAGGCCGTCGTACGGCACTGCCCCTGGGTCTACGCCGGTGTCTACGACCTCTTCCTGCGGCCCGGCCCCCGGCCCCGGCCGAGCGGGACTCCGCTGGCGCGGCTGGCCGGTGACCGGCTGCTGGAGCTGGTGCGCCGCTCGCGTGCCGACCTGGTGGTGCCGGTGTTCCATCTGGCGGCCCAGCTCACCGGCCATCTGCGGGCGCACGGGACGCTGCGGGTGCCCAGCGCGGTGGTCGTGGTGGACTTCGCGGTGCACCGCCAGTGGCTGCACCCCGGCAACGATCTGCACCTGTGCCTCACGGACCGGGCCGCCGACGAGGTGCGCGCGGCCCTGGGGCGGCCCGCCCGGGTGACCGGCCCGGTCGTGGACCCCGCGTTCTTCGCCGGACCGGCGCCCGGCACACCGGAGCCGACGCAGCCGTCGGAGTCGTCAGGGGCCCCGGAGCCGTCGGAGTCATCGAATTCGGATTCGGATCCGCATTCGGATTCGGATTCGGATTCGGATTCGTCGGAGTGGCGGCGCCGCTTCGAACCGTACGGACCCGGTCGTCCGGCGGTCCTGGTCTCGGCGGGCGCCTGGGGGGCCGGGGCGCGGCTGCACCGCACCGCGCGGCTGCTCGCCGCGCACGGTTACCTGCCCGTCGTGCTCTGCGGGCGCAACGACCGGCTGCGCCGCGCCCTGTCCACGGTTCCCGGGGTGCTCACGCCCGGGTGGGTGACGGACATGCCCGCCCTGCTGCGCGCCTGCGCCGCCCTGGTGGACAACGCGGCCGGGCAGACCGCCGTCCAGGCGCTCGCCGCGGGGCTGCCGGTCGTGGGCTACCGGCCGCTGCCGGGGCACGGGGCGGAGGGGGTCCGCCGGATGGCGGCGGCCGGGGTGTCCGACCACGTACCGGACGAGGCCGGGCTGCTGGCCTCCCTCGCCCGGCTGACGGCGCGCGGCCCGGAGCGCGAGCGGCGCGTTGCCGCCGGGCGCGCGCTGTTCCGCGCGGACGCGCTGGCGGAGGCCGTACGGCCGCCCGGCTGA